AACAATCCACCGTATAGGGGGAAGTAGGATTGTTGAGCAAAGTGGACTAACCCTTGCAATGCCATTTGAAAACAGGCTTCGGTCAGAATGGGTTGTCCTAATTGTTGAGACCGTTGTGAAAGCTGCCCCCAGACAATGGTGAAGGTTAAGTAGGTAGCGATGGAAAGACGTTTGCCTGCTTTGGAGTCATAGGGTTGCTGATCAAACCAGCGGACAAGGTTAGTTTGCAGTTTTTGCAAAACTAGAGCTAATTCTAGCCAATCGCTAATCTGAACAGGTTGTCCGATTCCGGCTTTTGTAATTTCCTGATGTTGGGCCAAGTCCATAAAGACTTGCTGGAGGAATTGACTATCGACCGTCTTGGCCCAATGGCTCCAGGGACCCTGTTGTTCAGTAATATTCCCAAATCCAAGGGAGCTTTGGCTCTGGCTGTAGATCCAGTTCACCACTTGGGTCTCAATTTGTTGCCACGAGTCCAACCCTTGTTGGAGTCCTCTTGCTATCCCAATTAGAGCAGTTGATTCAGACGGTTCCAGATTATTAGGGGAGTGACTCTCTTGCTCAAGTGACTGTTTTAGCTGGCGAAGTTGGTCTAAAGTTAAAATTTCTTTCTGATTCGGATCGAGCACCATTAATAGATGCTGTAATCTCTGTTCATCAGGCGCTACCAATAAAGCCTGAACTAGATTGGTCAATACGGTATTACCCTGGTTTTGCTTTTGCCATCGTTCCCATTCACTTTGGATGGTCTTGAGGGCTCTTTGCTTACGAATGGCTTTGGCTTGCTTGAGTTCATCGTCAGCTTCTAGCAGTCCTTTAAGTGCATCTATACGCGTTTGTAAGCATCTTTCAAAGAGTTCTCCAGTCCCAGCGCTAATTTCTGCTTCTAAGATGTGGTAAATCTGCTCTTTGGAGCGAATATTGCCTTTCAACGTATCTGCAACAATCTGATCTAGGAGTTCAAGGTAGTGATCGCGCATGGGTTCATGGGTTTGAATTGGTCTTAGCCTAGCAAATACCGTTGACTAGAGAGTAGTGGCTCATTTGTTGGGGTATAACAAGGATCGGGGAAAATAGACTAAACAGTAAATCAGGTATAAGGATAGTCGGGTTTTGCAAATTACCTTTCTAGGTACAAGTTCAGGAGTGCCTACGAGATCACGCAATGTCTCTAGTGTTGCCCTTCGATTGCCTCAAAGGGCAGAGATATGGTTGTTTGACTGTGGTGAAGGAACTCAACATCAACTGTTGAGGAGTGAGTTGAAGAGCAGCCAACTCAGACGCATATTTATCACCCATATGCATGGGGACCATATTTTTGGCTTGATGGGATTGTTAGCGAGCTGTGGTTTGGCTGGTAATACGGAACGGATTGATATCTATGGTCCTGCAGGTTTAGAGGAATATTTGCAAGCTTGTCGACGCTATTCTCAAACGCATTTCTCTTATCCGATACAAGTTCATACGGTTCAACCAGGAGAAGTTTTTTCGGATCAAGATTATTCAGTTGTCTGTGCTCCGCTGAAACATCGGGTTCCGGCTTTTGGGTATCGGATACAAGAATGCGATCGCTCCGGCCGTTTCGATACTAATAAAGCCATCAGCATGGGAATACCTGCAGGACCACTATATGGGCGCTTAAAGCGGGGAGAACGCATTACTTTGCCCGATGGGCGCACTTTTTTAGGCCAAGATTTTTGTGGACCTCAAGAGGTTGGACGAAAAATTTCCTACTGCACCGACACAATCTATTGTCCAGAAGCGGTTGAGTTGTCAAGGGATGCCGATGTTGTAATTCATGAATCCACCTTTTCCCATCAAGAAGCCGAATTAGCCTATCAACGCCTGCATTCGACCTCTACAATGGCGGCACAAGTTGCCCAGACTGCAGGGGCTAAAAAACTCTTCCTAACGCACTTTAGCCCTCGATATGCCCCTAATGGTGCAACTGGGTTACAAGAACTTTTGGCGGAAGCAAGTGCCATCTTTCCCCATACCGAGTTAGCTTATGATTTCCTGAACTATCAAGTGCCTCGTCGCACACTTGCAACCGTGTAGAGGGGTTTCTGTCAACGGTTGTATCGGGCGTATTTAGCGGATCGGGGATGCCTTAGTTTTCGGAATGGTCACCTCTGGGAATAAGGAGTCAAACCGTTCATTGACCCAGGCAATTCTCAAGATCAGTAAATGGTTGAAACCATCCTCACTCCAGCGCATGCCAACTCCCTTAAAGCGCTGCTGAATCAACCACTTGCATGCACTTTCAACCATTCCTGACCCGAGAGGAATCTGTTGCTGTTCAAAGTGCCGATAACGGATGTGGTTATGATGGCGTTGGAAATAAGCCTGCACCTGGAGCAACGTTGAAAAAGACTTTCCCGTTAACAGTTGTGAGTGAATCAATATCGTCAAGGACCGTAATACAAGTAGGTGTTGCCCGTGTCGCAATTGGTGTCGCCAGTGCCGGAACCAGGCTTGGGCTTGAGCAGAGCGGGCATCTCCAAACATCGCTTTAGTTGCTCGTGCCAGATGGCCTGCTGAATGAAAAAAGTCGAGGACTGCCACAGCACAATGAGAGAACAAGGTGCGATAGACTCGCCAGAAGCCTCGTCCCCCATCACTGAGCCAGATGACTTTTGGAGCAGATTCAAAGTCTTGTTTGTGAGCTTCGAGTTGAAGTAAAGGGATGAACTGGTCGATATCGCCCAATACTGCCACCAGTCTTCGACGCAGTAATTGGGGGACCTCCTTTTTAGCTCGGGTAACCCGTGTTCCCAGGCGAGCTAAGATGGCGACTTTG
The Acaryochloris marina S15 genome window above contains:
- a CDS encoding ribonuclease Z, whose product is MQITFLGTSSGVPTRSRNVSSVALRLPQRAEIWLFDCGEGTQHQLLRSELKSSQLRRIFITHMHGDHIFGLMGLLASCGLAGNTERIDIYGPAGLEEYLQACRRYSQTHFSYPIQVHTVQPGEVFSDQDYSVVCAPLKHRVPAFGYRIQECDRSGRFDTNKAISMGIPAGPLYGRLKRGERITLPDGRTFLGQDFCGPQEVGRKISYCTDTIYCPEAVELSRDADVVIHESTFSHQEAELAYQRLHSTSTMAAQVAQTAGAKKLFLTHFSPRYAPNGATGLQELLAEASAIFPHTELAYDFLNYQVPRRTLATV
- a CDS encoding tetratricopeptide repeat protein, with amino-acid sequence MRDHYLELLDQIVADTLKGNIRSKEQIYHILEAEISAGTGELFERCLQTRIDALKGLLEADDELKQAKAIRKQRALKTIQSEWERWQKQNQGNTVLTNLVQALLVAPDEQRLQHLLMVLDPNQKEILTLDQLRQLKQSLEQESHSPNNLEPSESTALIGIARGLQQGLDSWQQIETQVVNWIYSQSQSSLGFGNITEQQGPWSHWAKTVDSQFLQQVFMDLAQHQEITKAGIGQPVQISDWLELALVLQKLQTNLVRWFDQQPYDSKAGKRLSIATYLTFTIVWGQLSQRSQQLGQPILTEACFQMALQGLVHFAQQSYFPLYGGLFTALSGESLQTLLDYLDSPLKQTPNTGIKARILILLGYTQQALGHDDLALSFHEQSLEIARVAQDLRCEVASYNHLSRTYLSQHEYSAAITSSQRALILARQGGDRLGEANALANFGYSEVLHIQAEDPLDTQRYENVLPYLEQGLQLSEQLGDRPSQALCTNSLGIVLVIMGKYQAAITILEQGTRIAEIIGDQWLVSLNYCYLAEAYRELGNIENAIYTGSLAMYLMFQIESSTWRQPAGLLSILYGQLGPEAFQEYLSHLRKQLLMIIGVDGYDYLPKLLAEYRQSLA